A genomic window from Planococcus rifietoensis includes:
- the argF gene encoding ornithine carbamoyltransferase, whose product MTMIMPLAPTVAQEDFLSLKDYSTEEILDLLNLAIELKKPENKHLPLLKGKVLGMIFEKSSTRTRVSFEAGMLQLGGHAMFLSSQDTQLGRGETIADTARVLSGYLDGLMIRTFHQSAVEELAKFSSIPVINGLTDDYHPCQVLADLMTLIEHFGELKGRKLAYIGDGNNMANSLMIGAAKVGLDIAIAAPKGYEPQAEMVELAQAIAKDSGAVVTVTHDPVEAVKNSDAIYTDVWASMGQEAEAIKRLNDFEGFQVNAELVQHAKADYIFMHCLPAHREEEVTTDILEGPHSVIFQEAENRLHAQKAVLVTLMGD is encoded by the coding sequence ATGACGATGATTATGCCGCTTGCCCCAACGGTTGCCCAGGAAGATTTTCTTTCATTGAAAGACTATAGCACCGAGGAGATTCTCGATTTGCTTAATTTAGCGATTGAATTAAAGAAACCTGAAAATAAACATTTGCCGCTCTTGAAAGGAAAAGTGCTCGGCATGATCTTCGAGAAATCATCGACCCGCACGCGCGTGTCGTTTGAAGCGGGCATGCTGCAACTTGGCGGCCACGCGATGTTCTTGAGTTCTCAGGATACCCAACTTGGCCGTGGTGAAACGATTGCCGATACAGCGCGTGTGCTGTCGGGGTATTTGGACGGCTTGATGATCCGCACATTCCATCAGTCCGCTGTGGAAGAGCTCGCCAAGTTCAGCTCGATTCCCGTCATCAACGGCTTGACAGACGACTACCACCCGTGCCAAGTGCTGGCCGATCTCATGACGCTCATCGAACATTTCGGCGAGTTGAAAGGCCGCAAGCTGGCGTATATCGGGGATGGCAATAATATGGCCAATTCCTTGATGATCGGCGCCGCAAAAGTCGGGCTCGACATCGCGATCGCCGCTCCGAAAGGCTATGAGCCGCAGGCGGAAATGGTCGAACTCGCGCAAGCCATCGCAAAAGATAGCGGTGCTGTGGTGACGGTAACCCATGATCCCGTCGAAGCCGTGAAAAACAGCGACGCCATCTATACGGATGTCTGGGCGAGCATGGGCCAGGAAGCCGAAGCCATTAAACGTTTGAATGATTTTGAAGGATTCCAAGTGAACGCGGAACTGGTTCAGCACGCGAAAGCGGATTATATCTTTATGCACTGCCTCCCGGCGCATCGCGAGGAAGAAGTGACGACCGATATTTTGGAAGGCCCCCATTCCGTCATTTTTCAGGAAGCCGAAAACCGCCTGCATGCTCAAAAAGCGGTGCTCGTGACTTTGATGGGAGATTGA
- a CDS encoding putative polysaccharide biosynthesis protein, whose product MTAQHSMTSFLKGAALLTLAGFIVKLLSAVYRVPFQNLVGDEGFYIYQQVYPFVAIFGIWTSYGFAVAVSKLLAEQHDSKHAGILRTATWLMVILSASSFAALYFGAGMLASWMGDPLLAGLLRAGAFAVVFMAPLAMMKGRLQATGNMAPVATAQVTEQAVRVAVILIGAFAAVSYGLSLYVAGQVAIAAAGAGAFAAVLLLWRSYRSQRERPIGTFDRGMAKNLLFTSLSVSMSSLLLVLFQLVDSFTVYRLLEQPLGTEAAMEQKGIYDRAQPLVQFGILLATSLTLSLVPLIARTMQEKSGRSPALYASLALRVSVLFAVAASAGLTLVMPYVNEALFKTPDGSVALIVFNWQIVSMSLVLVLTAILYGFGKIRVPALLLFIGLILKSVGNLLLVPLYGITGAALAGNIGLVFIAAALIWYFKKVWPLQFAHARFYGWLTAASVAMTIAVYAFVKVLVPLLPWSGRWEAVFITLTAVPLGAAVFLLVAAKSRIITEREWYIIPFGRRLAALQLALNPRKKRS is encoded by the coding sequence ATGACGGCGCAGCATTCGATGACGAGCTTCTTGAAAGGCGCCGCGTTACTTACACTCGCAGGGTTTATCGTTAAACTGCTGAGCGCTGTTTACCGGGTGCCGTTTCAGAACCTGGTTGGCGACGAGGGCTTTTATATTTATCAGCAAGTGTATCCATTCGTGGCGATTTTCGGCATTTGGACGTCCTACGGCTTTGCGGTTGCTGTATCGAAATTATTGGCGGAGCAGCATGATTCAAAGCATGCCGGCATTTTACGAACGGCTACCTGGCTTATGGTAATTCTTTCCGCCTCATCATTTGCCGCGCTCTATTTCGGGGCTGGCATGCTGGCAAGCTGGATGGGCGATCCTTTGCTTGCCGGATTGCTGCGGGCAGGGGCGTTTGCGGTCGTCTTCATGGCACCGCTTGCCATGATGAAAGGCCGACTTCAGGCAACTGGCAATATGGCACCGGTCGCTACGGCTCAAGTGACTGAGCAGGCAGTGCGCGTCGCAGTCATTTTGATCGGCGCATTTGCTGCTGTCAGCTATGGCCTCTCGCTTTATGTCGCAGGGCAAGTGGCAATCGCCGCTGCCGGCGCCGGGGCATTCGCGGCTGTGCTGTTATTATGGCGTTCTTACCGGAGTCAAAGAGAGCGCCCCATTGGCACTTTCGACCGGGGAATGGCGAAGAACCTGCTGTTTACGAGCCTTAGCGTCAGCATGAGTTCGCTGTTATTGGTGCTGTTTCAGCTGGTCGATTCGTTTACTGTCTATCGTCTGCTCGAACAGCCGCTCGGGACAGAGGCCGCGATGGAACAAAAAGGCATCTATGACCGTGCGCAACCGCTTGTGCAATTCGGGATTTTATTGGCGACTTCTTTGACGCTGTCGCTCGTGCCGCTTATTGCCCGTACGATGCAGGAAAAAAGCGGCCGCAGCCCGGCACTTTATGCGAGCCTCGCTTTGCGTGTGTCCGTGTTGTTTGCTGTCGCTGCATCCGCCGGTTTGACGCTGGTTATGCCTTATGTCAATGAAGCTTTATTTAAGACGCCGGACGGATCTGTTGCACTCATCGTTTTCAATTGGCAAATCGTTTCGATGTCACTTGTGCTGGTGCTGACGGCGATTTTGTACGGTTTCGGAAAAATCCGCGTGCCGGCGCTGTTATTGTTTATCGGCTTGATTCTAAAATCGGTTGGCAATTTATTGCTCGTGCCACTGTACGGCATCACTGGCGCAGCGCTGGCCGGCAATATCGGCTTGGTCTTTATTGCGGCAGCGCTCATCTGGTATTTTAAGAAAGTTTGGCCGCTGCAATTTGCTCACGCCCGTTTTTACGGCTGGCTCACAGCAGCGTCTGTGGCGATGACGATCGCGGTATACGCCTTTGTAAAGGTGCTCGTGCCGCTATTGCCGTGGTCCGGCCGGTGGGAAGCCGTATTCATCACACTGACTGCCGTGCCGCTCGGCGCTGCCGTGTTTTTACTGGTGGCGGCAAAATCACGGATTATAACCGAAAGAGAATGGTACATTATCCCGTTCGGACGCCGGCTGGCTGCGTTGCAATTGGCGCTCAATCCACGAAAGAAAAGGAGTTAG
- the mazG gene encoding nucleoside triphosphate pyrophosphohydrolase: protein MHTIHILGLGAGDLLQLPLGVYRTLKEADPLYLRTADHPVVTELETEGLRYESFDAIYEKYDDFAPVYKEIAETLIALAENASVYYAVPGHPLVAEQTVQFLIEAEKQGRCELSIAGGQSFLDAIFGALRIDPIEGFQLVDGIGLDSDRLNMTEHILIAQVYDQFSASEVKLSLMEKYPEDYPVTIVTAAGATSERLRTVPLHELDRSAEIDNLTTVYVPPATEQTQRLKEWQTFREIIAKLRSPEGCPWDREQTHESLRPYLLEEAHELLQAIEEEDDEAIAEELGDVLLQVFLHAQIGQDSGYFQLEDILEAISDKMIRRHPHVFSDVEVASADEVVDNWQAIKHQEKPAGESLLDGQDRYSSSLLTSYNYQKKAAKAGFTWKDADGAWAKFEEELQEFKIEVANGSKDQQLDEFGDLLFTLVNIARFYGLSPEQAMVQANHKFRTRFSHVEQRAQEDGRTFSDYTLDQLDSFWNEAKAGHGEDENHETR, encoded by the coding sequence ATGCATACCATTCATATACTCGGCCTTGGCGCCGGGGATCTTCTGCAATTGCCGCTCGGCGTTTACCGTACCTTGAAAGAGGCGGACCCGCTTTATTTGCGGACAGCGGATCACCCGGTCGTTACAGAGCTGGAGACAGAAGGCTTACGTTACGAGAGCTTTGATGCAATTTACGAAAAGTATGACGATTTTGCGCCGGTTTATAAGGAAATCGCCGAGACGCTTATTGCGCTTGCGGAAAACGCATCCGTTTATTACGCAGTGCCGGGACATCCGCTCGTGGCGGAACAGACGGTGCAGTTTTTGATCGAAGCAGAAAAACAAGGACGCTGTGAATTGTCGATCGCCGGGGGGCAAAGCTTTTTGGACGCCATATTCGGCGCGTTGCGCATCGATCCTATCGAAGGCTTCCAGCTGGTCGACGGCATCGGCCTCGACAGCGACCGATTGAATATGACCGAACACATTTTGATCGCGCAAGTGTATGACCAATTCAGCGCATCCGAAGTGAAACTGTCGCTGATGGAGAAATACCCGGAAGATTACCCGGTAACGATTGTTACAGCCGCAGGGGCCACTTCAGAGCGCCTGCGTACGGTACCGCTCCACGAACTCGACCGTTCGGCGGAAATCGATAATTTGACGACTGTCTACGTGCCGCCTGCAACGGAGCAGACGCAGCGGTTGAAAGAATGGCAGACATTCCGTGAGATCATCGCGAAACTGCGCAGTCCTGAAGGCTGCCCATGGGACCGCGAGCAGACACATGAATCGCTGCGTCCTTATTTACTCGAAGAAGCGCACGAATTGCTGCAGGCGATCGAAGAGGAAGATGATGAAGCCATCGCGGAAGAGCTGGGCGATGTGTTATTGCAAGTGTTCCTGCACGCGCAAATCGGCCAGGACAGCGGCTATTTCCAGTTAGAAGACATCCTGGAAGCCATCAGCGATAAAATGATTCGACGCCATCCGCATGTCTTCAGTGATGTGGAAGTGGCGTCCGCAGATGAAGTGGTCGATAATTGGCAAGCGATCAAACACCAAGAAAAACCGGCAGGAGAATCGTTGCTCGATGGCCAGGACCGCTACAGCTCCTCGCTATTAACCTCGTATAATTATCAGAAGAAAGCTGCAAAAGCCGGCTTCACGTGGAAAGACGCGGACGGCGCATGGGCGAAGTTCGAAGAGGAATTGCAGGAGTTCAAGATTGAAGTGGCGAATGGTTCCAAAGACCAGCAGCTCGATGAATTCGGCGATCTGTTGTTCACGCTCGTCAACATTGCGCGTTTTTACGGCTTGTCGCCCGAACAGGCGATGGTCCAGGCGAACCATAAATTCCGCACGCGCTTTTCGCACGTAGAGCAGCGCGCGCAAGAAGACGGCCGCACGTTTTCAGATTACACATTAGACCAGCTCGACAGCTTCTGGAACGAAGCAAAAGCTGGACACGGAGAGGACGAAAATCATGAGACTCGATAA
- a CDS encoding carbamoyl phosphate synthase large subunit → MPKLDSIEKVLVIGSGAIVIGQAAEFDYSGTQACLALKEEGIEVVLINNNPATIMTDESVSDKVYFEPMTLESATNIIEKERPDGLLATVGGQTGLNLAMALADAGILEQYGVELLGTDMTAIKKAEDRDQFRSLMKQLGEPVPDSDIIYSLDGALAFAQRTGYPVIVRPAYTLGGFGGGIASDEATYIKLVTQGLSASPIKQCLVETSIAGYKEIEYEVMRDAAGTCITVCNMENLDPVGVHTGDSIVVAPSQTLNDPDFHMLRTSCINIIEALGIIGACNVQFALHPETSDYFLIEVNPRVSRSSALASKATGYPIAKIAAKLAIGYTLDELKNPVTGTTYASFEPALDYVALKIPRWPFDQFPLADRTLGTQMKATGEVMAIERRMEAAMQKALRSLELPIDGFRLPAISSLPTGDLLELAMKPDDRRLFVLFELLIRGETTDELHAITGITPYFLYVLSNIVTEWQDLKSISWNSVTADRLLQAKKLGFSDQQMADIWNVPAAEIWGQRRSYKIAPAYRMIDTCAAEFRSNTNYFYSTWDNAADVDRSNDAKKVAVVGSGPIRIGQGIEFDYCCVHSVMAAQKLGYEAVMINNNPETVSTDYEVADALYFEPITAEDVLNVLEFEGIHQVILQFGGQTSLNLAKALEEAGITVLGSSVDLLDQMEDRDRFYAFLESIGLPTIPGTTANAPEEVLPAAEKLGFPVLLRPSYVIGGRGMIVLHDQAELDAWLAGADKAFPVLVDHFVTGKEAEADILTDGDNVWVSAIFEHLEGTGVHSGDSIASTPPVTLTDVQQQKLIDTAKHIARQLDYTGLFNIQFVYEEDQLFVMEINPRASRTAPISSKVTDVPLVQHATALLLGMPYDELGIEDMYNGQPDFTVKAPVFSHIKLPGLSPILSPEMMSTGEVIGTAKLFEDALEKALTGASVQLAKLASGSTLFAAQDSADYEQLNSWRAQGFTIVTEDQLSFNEWLTSKDAAAYIDFSETPDTGRMAQAAIHRLHAWSRPETAAAYAASHKNQSERLKGVLAQ, encoded by the coding sequence ATGCCTAAATTAGACTCTATTGAAAAAGTGCTCGTCATCGGATCCGGCGCCATCGTCATCGGCCAAGCCGCTGAGTTCGACTATTCCGGCACCCAAGCGTGCTTGGCTCTAAAAGAGGAAGGCATCGAAGTGGTGCTCATCAATAACAACCCGGCAACGATCATGACCGATGAAAGCGTCTCGGACAAAGTGTATTTCGAACCGATGACGCTCGAATCCGCTACGAACATCATCGAGAAAGAACGTCCCGATGGCTTGCTTGCTACCGTCGGCGGCCAGACCGGCTTGAATTTGGCAATGGCACTGGCCGATGCCGGCATCTTGGAACAATACGGCGTCGAATTGCTCGGCACCGATATGACCGCCATCAAAAAAGCCGAAGACCGCGACCAGTTCCGCTCCTTGATGAAGCAACTTGGCGAGCCGGTGCCTGATTCCGACATCATCTATTCACTCGACGGGGCGCTCGCTTTTGCACAGCGCACGGGCTATCCCGTTATCGTCCGCCCTGCCTATACGCTCGGCGGTTTCGGCGGCGGCATCGCAAGCGACGAAGCAACTTACATCAAGCTGGTCACGCAAGGCTTGTCGGCGAGCCCGATCAAGCAATGCCTCGTCGAGACGAGCATCGCCGGCTATAAGGAAATCGAATATGAAGTGATGCGCGATGCAGCAGGCACATGCATCACGGTCTGCAATATGGAGAACTTGGATCCGGTCGGTGTGCATACGGGCGATTCGATTGTCGTCGCCCCGAGCCAAACTTTGAACGATCCGGATTTTCACATGCTGCGCACGTCTTGCATCAACATCATCGAAGCGCTCGGCATCATCGGCGCCTGCAATGTGCAGTTCGCCCTCCATCCGGAAACCTCCGATTATTTTTTGATTGAAGTCAACCCGCGTGTCAGCCGCTCATCCGCGCTCGCCTCCAAAGCGACCGGCTACCCGATCGCGAAAATCGCCGCCAAGCTCGCCATCGGCTATACGCTCGATGAATTGAAGAACCCGGTGACTGGCACAACCTATGCCAGCTTCGAGCCGGCACTCGATTACGTCGCCTTGAAAATCCCGCGCTGGCCGTTCGACCAATTTCCTTTAGCGGACCGCACGCTCGGCACGCAGATGAAGGCGACCGGCGAAGTGATGGCGATCGAACGCCGCATGGAAGCCGCTATGCAAAAAGCGCTGCGCTCGCTTGAGCTGCCGATAGACGGGTTCCGCCTTCCCGCCATCTCCTCATTGCCAACGGGCGATTTATTGGAACTCGCAATGAAGCCGGACGATCGCCGTTTGTTTGTGCTGTTCGAATTGCTCATCCGCGGGGAAACCACGGATGAACTGCATGCCATCACTGGCATCACCCCTTATTTCCTATACGTTTTATCGAATATTGTTACAGAGTGGCAAGACCTCAAATCGATCAGCTGGAATTCCGTGACTGCTGATCGCTTATTGCAGGCGAAAAAGCTCGGCTTCAGCGACCAGCAAATGGCCGATATTTGGAATGTGCCGGCAGCTGAAATTTGGGGGCAACGCAGAAGCTATAAAATTGCGCCAGCCTACCGGATGATTGATACATGCGCCGCTGAGTTCCGTTCGAATACAAATTATTTCTATTCCACATGGGACAATGCCGCAGACGTCGACCGCTCGAATGATGCGAAAAAAGTCGCGGTCGTCGGATCCGGCCCAATCCGCATCGGGCAAGGTATCGAATTCGATTATTGCTGCGTGCACAGCGTTATGGCCGCACAGAAACTTGGCTATGAAGCGGTCATGATCAACAACAACCCGGAAACCGTCAGCACCGATTACGAAGTGGCCGATGCGCTTTATTTCGAACCGATCACGGCGGAAGATGTCTTGAACGTCCTGGAATTTGAGGGCATCCACCAAGTCATCCTCCAATTCGGCGGCCAGACTTCGCTTAATTTGGCGAAAGCACTGGAAGAAGCGGGCATTACCGTGCTCGGCTCATCGGTCGATTTGCTGGACCAAATGGAAGACCGCGACCGCTTTTACGCGTTTCTCGAGTCGATCGGCTTGCCGACCATCCCCGGGACGACGGCGAATGCGCCCGAAGAAGTGCTGCCCGCAGCGGAAAAGCTCGGCTTCCCGGTCTTGCTTCGCCCTTCTTACGTCATCGGTGGACGCGGCATGATCGTGCTTCACGACCAAGCGGAGCTTGATGCTTGGCTCGCGGGCGCGGACAAGGCGTTTCCGGTATTGGTCGACCATTTCGTCACCGGCAAAGAAGCGGAAGCCGATATTTTAACGGACGGCGACAACGTCTGGGTGTCGGCGATCTTCGAGCATCTCGAAGGAACCGGTGTCCATTCCGGCGACAGCATCGCGAGCACGCCGCCCGTGACATTAACAGATGTCCAGCAGCAGAAGCTGATCGATACCGCGAAGCATATTGCGAGACAGCTTGACTATACCGGGCTTTTCAATATCCAATTCGTCTACGAAGAAGATCAATTATTCGTCATGGAAATCAATCCGCGGGCGTCGCGCACGGCACCGATCAGCTCGAAAGTGACGGATGTACCGCTCGTACAACACGCAACCGCCCTACTGCTCGGCATGCCGTACGATGAGCTCGGCATCGAAGACATGTATAACGGACAACCGGATTTTACCGTCAAAGCCCCGGTGTTCTCGCATATTAAATTACCAGGCCTGTCCCCTATCCTGTCGCCCGAGATGATGTCGACCGGCGAAGTGATCGGCACAGCCAAGCTGTTTGAAGACGCGCTCGAAAAAGCGCTGACAGGCGCTTCCGTCCAGCTAGCGAAACTTGCATCAGGTTCAACGCTATTTGCCGCGCAAGACAGCGCCGACTATGAGCAACTCAATTCTTGGCGCGCACAAGGCTTCACGATCGTGACCGAAGACCAACTTTCGTTTAACGAGTGGTTAACATCGAAAGACGCTGCCGCCTATATCGACTTTTCCGAAACACCCGACACCGGCCGCATGGCGCAAGCGGCCATCCACCGCCTCCACGCCTGGTCGCGCCCGGAAACTGCGGCTGCTTACGCCGCGAGCCATAAAAACCAATCTGAACGTTTGAAAGGAGTGCTTGCCCAATGA
- the mfd gene encoding transcription-repair coupling factor, whose product MKHILQTFLGDSHTQSFIKELKKGQDHQLISGLSGSARPIFYQTVHEELDKPLLVVTPNLLHAQRVYDDLVRLMGERHVRLYPAEETIAADIAFSGPELRAHRIDTLDHIKSTGKGIYVTPVSGLRKLLPSPAQWDGATLRVADGDELETENWLLKLVAMGYSRTTMVTSPGEFALRGGILDVYPLHFEHPVRIELFDTEVDSIRLFSAEDQRSLEKIESLCILPAVELVLSAGQKRVLADRIEDQLTTSLKKLKDDDTKELMLQYIQHDIDTLRSGDEPEQLAKYAALVDSQSAFLGDYFPEDGVVFFDELGRIQEMTETLEREEAEWTVSLLEEGKFLHDVPLAYPFRDVLSKLKQPANFLSLFTRTFPLVTIKKSLAYSCKPMQSFHGQMNLLQAEMERWTLGKFRVFVVASGEERLQKVRSVLDDYEMEAEIITEKTIVQDGKTYLVDGELSSGFEMPLQRMAVITDAELFKKQPKKKTRAQKLTNAERIKSYSEIKPSDYIVHIHHGIGRFVGIETLESGGVHKDYLHIVYKGDDKLFVPVDKIDLVQKYIASEEKEPKLHKMGGVEWKKTRTKVSAAVQDIADDLIKLYAEREALEGFTFSEDQDMQRQFETEFPYEETPDQLRSIDEVKKDMERKRPMDRLICGDVGYGKTEVAIRAAFKAVLDGKQVAFLVPTTILAQQHFETMSERFKDYPIEVGLMSRFRSKKQQTETVKGLKNGSVDVVVGTHRILSKDVVYKDLGLLIIDEEQRFGVTHKEKIKQLKSTVDVLTLTATPIPRTLHMSMIGVRDLSVIETPPANRFPVQSYVMEHNGGLVREAIEREMARGGQVFYLYNRVSDMTRKVDEIQQLVPEARVGYAHGQMSETELESIILGFLDGEYDVLVTTTIIETGIDIPNVNTLIVYDADRMGLSQLYQLRGRVGRSSRVAYAYFMYQRDKVLTDVAEKRLMAIKEFTELGSGFKIAMRDLSIRGAGNLLGSQQHGFIDSVGFDLYSQMLEEAIEERRTGMKKEVVPEVEISLTEDAYIPDSYIADGYQKIQMYKRVKNMETAEEMIDLQDELIDRFGDLPIEAEQLLRIARMKVWARAAGVDSIKQQGDRVTIKLSDAGTEAIDGGKVVEASGSYGRAVGFTMNGQALVLNIDGKKTGKHHPFDVLEGMMEILADSVREEASVG is encoded by the coding sequence ATGAAGCACATTTTGCAGACATTTTTAGGGGATTCCCACACTCAATCGTTTATCAAAGAACTGAAAAAAGGCCAGGACCACCAGCTGATCTCGGGCTTATCCGGCAGCGCGCGCCCGATTTTTTATCAGACGGTCCATGAAGAACTCGACAAGCCGCTGCTCGTCGTGACGCCGAATTTGCTGCATGCCCAACGGGTCTATGACGATTTGGTCAGGCTCATGGGGGAGCGGCACGTGCGTTTGTATCCAGCGGAAGAAACGATCGCCGCAGATATTGCATTTTCCGGACCGGAACTGCGTGCCCACCGCATCGACACGCTCGACCATATAAAATCGACCGGCAAAGGCATTTACGTCACGCCGGTTTCCGGCTTGCGCAAATTATTGCCGTCCCCGGCACAATGGGACGGGGCGACGCTGCGCGTTGCGGACGGAGATGAACTCGAGACCGAGAACTGGCTATTGAAGCTTGTTGCAATGGGCTATTCCCGCACGACAATGGTCACTTCACCCGGCGAATTCGCCTTGCGCGGCGGCATCCTTGATGTCTATCCGCTGCATTTCGAGCATCCGGTGCGCATTGAACTATTCGATACGGAAGTCGATTCCATCCGCCTGTTCTCCGCAGAAGACCAGCGCTCTCTCGAGAAAATCGAGTCGCTGTGCATTTTACCGGCTGTCGAATTGGTGTTGTCAGCAGGGCAGAAGCGTGTATTGGCAGACCGAATCGAAGATCAATTGACCACGAGCTTGAAAAAGCTAAAGGATGACGATACGAAAGAGTTGATGCTGCAGTATATACAGCATGATATCGATACCCTCCGGAGCGGCGACGAACCGGAACAGCTGGCGAAGTATGCCGCTTTGGTCGACTCGCAATCCGCTTTTCTCGGGGATTATTTCCCTGAAGACGGCGTCGTGTTTTTCGATGAACTCGGACGCATTCAAGAGATGACCGAAACGCTGGAGCGCGAAGAAGCGGAGTGGACGGTGTCGCTCCTCGAAGAAGGAAAGTTCCTCCACGATGTGCCATTGGCGTACCCGTTCCGTGACGTGTTGTCGAAACTCAAGCAGCCAGCCAATTTCCTGTCGCTCTTTACACGGACTTTCCCGCTCGTCACGATCAAGAAATCGCTCGCCTATTCCTGCAAGCCGATGCAATCGTTCCACGGGCAAATGAATTTACTGCAAGCTGAAATGGAACGCTGGACGCTCGGCAAGTTCCGCGTATTTGTCGTGGCAAGCGGCGAAGAACGGCTGCAAAAAGTACGCTCTGTTTTGGACGATTATGAAATGGAAGCTGAAATCATTACCGAAAAAACCATCGTGCAAGACGGCAAAACCTATCTCGTCGACGGCGAATTGTCGAGCGGCTTTGAAATGCCGCTGCAGCGCATGGCGGTCATTACAGATGCGGAATTGTTCAAAAAGCAGCCGAAGAAAAAAACCCGCGCACAAAAATTGACCAATGCCGAGCGCATCAAGAGCTATTCGGAGATCAAGCCGAGCGACTATATCGTCCATATCCACCACGGAATTGGCCGGTTTGTCGGCATTGAGACATTGGAAAGCGGCGGTGTGCATAAAGATTATCTTCACATCGTCTATAAAGGCGATGATAAATTATTTGTGCCGGTCGATAAAATCGACCTCGTCCAGAAATACATCGCCTCGGAAGAAAAAGAACCGAAGCTCCATAAAATGGGCGGCGTCGAATGGAAGAAGACACGCACGAAAGTATCGGCGGCCGTACAGGATATCGCTGATGACTTAATCAAGCTGTATGCGGAACGTGAAGCGCTCGAAGGCTTTACGTTCAGCGAAGACCAGGACATGCAGCGCCAATTCGAAACGGAATTCCCTTACGAGGAAACGCCTGACCAATTGCGCTCCATCGACGAAGTGAAAAAAGACATGGAGAGAAAACGCCCGATGGACCGCTTGATCTGCGGCGATGTCGGCTACGGAAAAACGGAAGTCGCCATCCGTGCAGCATTCAAAGCGGTGCTCGACGGCAAGCAAGTGGCGTTCCTCGTGCCGACCACCATTCTTGCCCAGCAGCATTTCGAAACAATGAGCGAGCGTTTCAAGGATTACCCGATCGAGGTTGGCCTCATGAGCCGCTTCCGTTCGAAAAAGCAGCAAACCGAAACCGTCAAAGGCTTAAAGAACGGCTCGGTCGACGTTGTCGTCGGCACGCACCGCATTTTATCGAAAGATGTTGTGTATAAAGATCTTGGCTTGTTGATCATCGATGAAGAGCAGCGTTTCGGGGTGACCCATAAAGAGAAAATCAAGCAGCTGAAATCGACGGTCGATGTATTGACGCTGACGGCGACGCCGATTCCGCGTACTTTGCACATGTCGATGATCGGCGTGCGCGACTTGTCCGTCATTGAGACGCCGCCTGCCAACCGTTTCCCGGTGCAGAGCTATGTCATGGAACATAATGGCGGGCTCGTGCGCGAAGCGATCGAACGCGAGATGGCGCGCGGCGGCCAAGTGTTTTATTTATACAACCGTGTGAGCGATATGACCCGCAAAGTGGACGAGATCCAGCAGCTCGTTCCGGAAGCGCGCGTCGGCTATGCCCACGGGCAGATGTCTGAGACTGAACTCGAATCAATCATTCTCGGCTTTCTCGATGGCGAATACGATGTCCTCGTGACGACGACGATCATCGAAACCGGCATCGACATCCCGAATGTCAATACGCTCATCGTCTATGACGCCGACCGCATGGGCTTGTCGCAGCTGTATCAATTGCGGGGCCGCGTCGGGCGCTCGAGCCGCGTGGCATATGCGTATTTCATGTATCAGCGCGATAAAGTGCTGACGGATGTCGCCGAAAAACGGTTGATGGCCATCAAGGAATTCACCGAACTCGGCTCCGGCTTTAAAATTGCCATGCGCGATTTGTCGATCCGCGGGGCGGGCAATTTGCTCGGCTCCCAGCAGCACGGCTTTATCGACTCGGTCGGTTTCGATTTGTATTCGCAAATGCTCGAAGAAGCAATCGAAGAACGCCGAACCGGCATGAAGAAAGAAGTCGTGCCGGAAGTGGAAATCTCGCTGACGGAAGATGCCTATATTCCGGATAGCTATATTGCCGACGGCTACCAGAAGATCCAAATGTACAAACGCGTCAAAAACATGGAAACTGCAGAAGAAATGATCGACTTGCAGGATGAATTGATCGACCGCTTCGGCGATTTGCCGATCGAAGCCGAGCAATTGCTGCGCATCGCCCGCATGAAAGTCTGGGCACGCGCTGCCGGTGTCGACTCGATCAAGCAGCAAGGCGACCGTGTCACTATCAAATTGAGCGATGCCGGAACAGAAGCGATCGACGGCGGCAAAGTCGTCGAAGCTTCCGGCAGCTATGGCCGCGCAGTCGGCTTCACGATGAACGGCCAGGCACTCGTTTTGAATATAGACGGCAAGAAGACCGGCAAGCATCATCCGTTTGATGTACTCGAAGGCATGATGGAGATTCTGGCTGATTCTGTCCGGGAAGAGGCGTCTGTCGGGTGA
- a CDS encoding RNA-binding S4 domain-containing protein has protein sequence MRLDKFLKVSRLIKRRTLAKEVADQGRILVNGNKAKASSVVKEGDELQIRFGQKVVTARIDQLRENVRKEQTAEMYTILNEEKLDKVDPSFVDDEA, from the coding sequence ATGAGACTCGATAAATTCCTGAAAGTTTCCCGTTTGATCAAACGCCGCACTTTGGCGAAAGAAGTAGCCGATCAAGGCCGCATTTTGGTCAATGGCAATAAAGCGAAAGCGAGCAGCGTCGTCAAAGAAGGCGACGAACTGCAGATCCGCTTCGGGCAAAAAGTGGTCACTGCCCGCATCGACCAATTGCGCGAAAACGTCCGCAAAGAACAAACTGCGGAAATGTACACGATCTTGAACGAAGAAAAGCTTGATAAAGTGGACCCGAGCTTTGTGGACGATGAGGCATAA